A region of the Stieleria neptunia genome:
TCGCGACGGGTTCCATCGCGGAAAATTCGATCTGGGGATCGACTTTGGTTTTCCGTGCCAAGGGCCGCGCGAGCGAGACGACGACCTCGATGGTCCGCTGGATCGAAAACTGCGTGGCCGCTTGCCGGCTGGGACGGTACAGCTGATACATCTGGTGCGTGATTCCGCTGATGCGATCGATTTCCCGGTCGATCATTTCGAACTTGTCGAAGTGTTGGATGTCCGTCGGCAATCGTCGTTTGATCAGCAACAGCGCGTTGCGAATGCCGGCCAGCGGGTTGTTGATTTCGTGAGCCACCCCGGCGGCCAATTCGCCGAGCGCGGCGAGTTGCTGCATTTTCGCGCGGTGTTTCTCCAGTTCGGCGACACGGGCGGTCCGCTCCTGGACCAGTTGTTCCAAGTGTTCGTTGTGCAGCCGCAATTGTTCCCGCATCGCACGGCGGTCTTCGATGTCGCGGATGCTGACGCGGCATCCCAACGACCGGCCGGCGGCGTCGATCATCGGCTGCCAGGAGACGGCGACCCAGCGGCCGGTTCCGTCGCGACGCGACACCTTGAACTCAATGTGATTGCCGGTGCTGCCCTCAGCCATCTCCCGCAAATAGCCGGTCAGCCGTTCGTGATCCTGAGCGTCAAACAACGGCAACGGATAGTCGTCCATCTGCAAACATTCGGCGGCCGAGTAACCGGTGAATCGTTCGACCGCGGGATTGACCCACAACAATTCCCCCTGCGTGCCGTGCCAGGCTTCCCAGTCGTACGTGCAGTCGGCGATCGCCCGAAAATACTCCGCCGGAATCGGCTCGCCGCGGCGCGGCAACGGCGGATCAAGTGGATGGGGTTGGGGATTCTCCACTGTCATCACTGTTTCTCCAACTGCAGCATCGCCTCGGCGAGTGCTTTGCCGAAACGAATGAAGGTCTTGCCGCTTCCCAGGTAGTGGTATTCGGCGTTGGATGCACAGCGATCCCAGATGCTCTGCTCCTGCGCGGTCAATTCACCGTCACCGAATCCGTATCGGTCGCATTCCTTCTGAAACGTCTCCGGCGTCATCTGACCCTGTTTGACCCGCTGCTTCCAATTGCCGGTCAGCCGCCGTTTCCAGTAGATGTCGCTCAGCTGGAGATCGTAAAACGGTCCGCTGTCGACCGCGATGACGTTGCCGCGAAAGCGTGCTGCTACGTACTGGTCGTATTGCTGCACGGCTGCGAATTGGGCCTTGCGAAATTCACTGACCGGTAACCCCTTGTCAAATTTCCGACTGTCTGGGTCCGTGCCGTAGACGCCCAAGATGCCCACAATGAACGGCAGCGTCGGTGTATCGAACTGCTGGCGGACGTCGCGGATGAAATGGATCATGTTGTCGGTGTATTGATCGATGTGATGTCGATTGCACATGTCATTCCAGCCCTGGAACCAGACGAACCCGGCAAGTTCATAGCCTTGGCTTGCATCGTACGTCGGGACCAATTTCTTGAGACCCTCGGTGTCCCGGAGCGTCGACTGCACGAACCGGATCATTTCGCGGTAGTAGTGTCCCACACTCTCCACCTCGGGGACGTTGCCACGTTCTATCTCGTTCGCGCTGGGCTGGTACGTTCCCGCGCCGGGAGGGCGGAAGTCGACGGCCAGCGATTTACCGCCCCACGCGGTCTTGATGATCAACACCGGTTCGTCGATCGCATGGTCGATGAAGATGCCAAAACCGTATTCGGGACCGATCCGTTGATCGTCAAAACCGTAACCGATGGCTACCTTGCCTTGCCGTACCGTCTCACCGTCGCGTCCGCCCGTCCGGTAGGTGATCCAGGCGTCCTCACAGACGACCGGATCACCCTCGCGGTTCAGGACCACGTCCAGGAGCCCCGCGGTTGCCGGATCGTCCCGCAAGGCCGAGAACGTGTGTTGATGCGCCGAGCCCTGCATGTTGGACTGCCCGGCCAGGATGTAGACCTTCAAGGGTCCGGCAGCCGAAACGGCATGGAAGGAGAACGCAGTGATCGCCGTTGCGGCGAGTCTGATGACAGTTTTCATCTTAGGACCGCCGGAACAATTAGTGTCGGTTAATTGGCGAGAATCGATAGTTCCATCTCGGTATTTGTTCGTCAAAAACTGTACGCAGAGCTGCTTTCATTGTTGCGGTCGCGTTCTCACCCGTCTCGTACAACCCTCGCAAGACGTTGACCGTAGTGCGAAGGCCGGTCCGAGTCGATGTGTTCCGCATCAACTTGACAACTGTTTCCAACTTATCGAAAAGCATCCCGGAGCAAGCACGTCCAAGATGCGGAAAAAAACGGCGTTCAATCGGATTGTATTTTGAACAGTAGCTTGGATAGTGGGCTACCCGAATTTCGATGCCGATCGTGTCGACCAACTTTTGAAGGTAGTGCTTGAAGATGTATTTTGAAGCTGAGTTGCTACCGCCGCAATCGCACAATAGCAAAATGGAATTGGTATCCGGATAACAACGTTTCCCTATCCGGTTCCAGTACCATTTGAGGCTATCGGTCGCGAAGCGACTCGTCTCGTGAGAGAGTCCAATGTTGACGTGCCCAGCATTTCGTCCGATGTCGTAGATTCCGTGAGGAATCACAACGCCATCAGCCCAACTCGGAAAGTCGTGGTCGAACGCTTCAATGGGCTCTGTGGTGCGAATGCGACCGGCCCGGTAAAGACGGCCCAGGAATTCTTTGCTTTTTGTGTCGATCGAAAAGACCGGATTGCCGGCAGCCTGATAGCTCTCCACATGTCCTGCGATGAGATCAAACTGCTGCTCGCGATCCGCTGACAAGCCACCGGAAATAGTTTTGATCATTTTTCGAAAACCGATCTTCAAGCTATTCAGCCAAGCGGAGACCGTCTTGTCGCTCACAGGGGTGCCGGCCTCGGCCGCCTTCTCAGCCATTTCAGTGGAGGCCAGGTTTGTGTAAACCACGTCGGGCTCATCAGGATCGCCTCCAACACGAACGCTCAATAGTTCGTTCAGATTGTCTTCGAGGTCGGGATCGGTTTCGATCTTTTTTTTCGTCCAGCACCTGGCCGCCGTATCCTACCTTTCGCCGGATCATTGGAGAGTTGATCGAGCTCAGCGATACCTCGTTCGATGGTGCGAGTCGAGCAGCCCAGTAATTGACTGATGTACGGTACACCTCCTCGCCCGAGACGCTGTGCCTCGACAGCCGCGAACCGACGGCGATCCTTTTCGGACAAGGTTGAATAAAAATCGACTGCTCGCTTGGCAGCCAGATCGTCAAGCTGATTTTCGAATACAAACGCCATCCTTGGCACCCTCGCTGGTGGATTGAGACGCGGAAAGTCTACCCCATCCAGCGAAAACCCGCGACACTAATTGTTCCGGCGGTCCTTAGGACAGTTCCAGCCCGGTCATTGTGCCGCTGCCGGTCCCGAAGCTGTCGGTTTCCATGCCCAGTCGTTGCAGCATGGAAACAAACAAGTTGGGCAGCGGATAATTGTTGTCGCGGTCAAACGCCAAATGTTGTCCGTGTCGGAATCCGCCACCGGCCAACAGCATCGGCATGTTCTTGGTATCGTGGCTGCTGGCGTTGCCCAGGTTCGAACCGAACAGCACCATCGTCGAATCGAGCAGCGATCCTTCCTCCTCCGTACTCTCGTGCAGTTTCTTCAGGAAACCACGTAGTTCTTGGATCAGCGCGGATTCGACAAGCGTCAGTTGAGCGATTTTGTCCGGATCTTTGCCGTGATGCGACAGGTTGTGATAATCGGCGTCGACACCGGGGATCACGGGGACCGCGTTCATGCCGGAAATGTTGTATGTCAGGAAACGCGTCGAATCGGTCTCCAGTGCCAGGTGCATGACGTCGTACATCAGCCGCATGCATTCCACAATCTTTTTGCTGTCCGGTTCGTCCCGCGGCGGTTTTGCATCGACGTGTGGCTTGGGCTTTTGTTCCCAGGCTTCGGCTTTGGCCAATCGCCGTTCGGCTTCCCGAACGGCTTCGAAATACTGGTCCAATTTCTCGCGGTCGCGACCGGTCAGGTTTCTCTGCAGGCGTTTGGTTTTGTCCATCACGACATCCAAAACACTTTGGCCATCTTGCAATCGTTGCATCTGCCGCGCCTGCTCGTCTGCTTTTCCGGCGAGAAATAATTTTCGAAAGACGAACGACGGTCGCGTCAGCGTCGGGATTTCTACGCCGCTCCGCGACCACGACAGCCCCGGACCGGAACTGCTCAATGAAAGCGACGCGAAACGCGTTTCACTGCCGAACTGGGCCGCGGCCAATTGATCCAACGAAATCGTGTTGCGAAATCCTGCGCTGTTGGGATGGGGCGCACAGGTCAGGTACGACTTGTAGGACGAGTGTCCGCCGCCGACTTCGGGGTGTGACGCGCCCGAGATCACGGTGAATTGATTGCGAAACTCGGCCAACAACTTCAAGTAGGTCGGCGGTTCATAGTTGCGCCCCGATTGCTGCGGAATCATGTTGGGGGCGTGCAGGCCCAGTCCGACGTCGATCGCAACGATCCGCCGTCGCGGGCGATTGGCCGCAGCGGCAGAAGTCCTGGATTCAAAAAACGGGAGCGCCATGGCCACTCCGCAGCCGCGCAGGATCGTTCGACGATGATGTTTTGTCATGGTTCTTGAAAGGTGGGGTGTTGCACGATGGCATGGATCAGCGAACGGAACCCGTAATCCTGCCGGCGGGTTTGACCAACGATGTCTTCGACCGAGCGGCGATCGGCAAATCCTATCTTACGCCCCAAGGCATACGTCATCAGCTTGCCGGCCAGATTTCGGGCCAGCTGATCGGGGTTGGCGGCGAGAATCCGCTTGAAGTCGTCGACGTGATGGATCGTTTGCCCATCCGGCATGACCGCCGTGGCATCAACAGGCAATCCGATCCGGTATCGCACCCAGGCATAGGTAAACGGCGCTTGCTTCCGATTCGGTCGTCGTGCGTCCGGTGACATGGTTCGGTAGGCGTCGCGATAACCGCCGATCGGATCAAAACACTCGAGCGCGAATCCGGGCGGGTCGATCTGGCGATGGCAGGCGGCACACGACTCGATGTCACGATGTTTGGCCAGCTGTTCGCCGATCGTGGTCGCGCCACGAATGTCTGGTTCGATCGACCCCACATTGTCCGGCGGCGGCGGCGTCGGTTGACCCAGGATGTTCTCCAAAATCCACGCACCACGCAGCACCGGTGACGTGTACGTTCCATTGGCGGTGACCTTCAACACGCTGGCCTGCGTTAACAATCCGCCACGTGGGCTGTCCGGTGGCAGCTGTACTTTGCGAAACGCCTGGCCCTCCACACCCTCGATGCCATAGTGACTGGCAAGCCGCCCGTTAAGAAAGCTGAACTGCGAATCAACAAAGTTCACGAGGCTGAGATCGTTGTCCAGGATCTCGTCGAAAAACCGTTCCGTCTCCTCGACCATCGAAAGCCGCAACAATTCGTCAAACTCCGGGTACAGATTCGCGTCCGGTTCGGTGAAATTGATCTCGCGCAGGTCAAGCCACTGGCCGGCAAAGTTTTTGATAAAGGCCGACGCCCTGGGCGATGCCAACATCCGTTCCACCTGCTGCACCAGCACGTCGCCCTGCCGCAGCGCACCGTCGTCGGCCAGATCCGTCAATTCGTCATCCGGCATCGTGCTCCACAAAAAGTACGACAACCGTGCCGCCAACGCGTGGGGGCTGATCTGCGATGTTCCCGGCTCGTTTAGGAACAGAAAGTCGGGCGAACAGAGGACGGCTTTCAAACTGACTCGCAATGCGGATTCAAACGTCCGACCATCGGCGACCGCTGAAGAGAACAGTTGCAAGTAGGCATCCGCTTCGGTCGGCTCGATCGGGCGTCGAAAGGCCCGCGGCAACAACCGCTGCAGAATCTCTCTCGCATCGTCTCGGCCGGCCGTCTCAAGATCGAGATCGCCGAGCAATTGGGCACGCCCCGGCGGGGGCCATTCGTCCAGGGGACCTTCGATCACGATGTCACCGATTTCAATTCCCGGTTCCGGCCAGGTGTCGGCGTCCTTTCGGGTGTCGCGGGTGCCATAACATTTGGGCTGGAATGTGCCTCCGTCTTCCACCAGGCGATCGGTGAATTCGATCGTCGTCCACTGCCCGGGCGAGACGTCATAGTAACCCACCAAGTGACGTTCGCTACGATTGACAATCGTATCGCCTCCATAGATTCGCAACGTGACCGGTTTGTCGCTCTGCACCGCCCGGACCCGCATCGTGCCACGATACGTTCCCGCGGGGGCTCGCAAGCGAGCAAAGTTGACCAGGTTGGTGGGACAATAGCCGGACTGGAAAATCACCAATCCGTCGTCAGTGCGGCGAAACATCTTGCCGATTTGTTTGTCCAATTGCGGACGGCCCCGCCAGTCCACTTGTTCGAGCAGATTCGTTTCATGACGAATCCGCTCAGGCGGGGCGCCGCCGCCAAAAACGGCATCAAGAACTTGATCGGCGGCTTCCAGGTAGGCTGCCATCGCTTCGGCGGAAACCGCCAAGCCTTCGCCCACGGTGTCGAAACCGTCGGTCGAAGCATCGTCGGGCAATCCGTTCACCGTGATTTGGATTTGAAACAGATCGCGCACCGTGTTTTGGTATTCGTGACGATTCAATCGCCGCAGCACCACATCACGGCGGCGGGATTCGGCTGCGACCAGCTCCTTCGCCAGTGCCGCGGTGAACGCGGCCGACTCGGCGGAATCCGGGCGCGGTTCATCGGCCGGCGGCATTTCGCCCGCAGCGACCCGATCGTGAACCCGAATCCATCGCCGCGCCGTTTCTTCACCGGCAAGATCGACGTCCAACCGATCAATGCTGAAACCGCCCTCGGGGGACTCGCCGCTGTGGCAACCGACACAGTGGGCTTCGGTGAATCCAGTCCATTCGGCCGGTGTTTCGGCCCGTAGCGAAGCGCCGGTGTATGGCAGGGCCGCAACCACGGCCACGATAATCATTTGAAGTTTCATAATCGACGATCTTAGCGACTTATAGCATGGCATGGGGGAGGCGACGCCACCTGCACGCCCCCCGGGGCAACGCTGTGAAGCATTTTTTAGCGGTAGGGCGCAAGCCCTCCGGTATGTTGCCAGCGATGAGGAACCGGAGGGCTCGCGCCCTGCCGCTAACACCCCCGTAAAACACAGAAAATAAAAGCTTCACAGCGTTACCCCCAGGGCCGATGCGACGACCTGAAGTATGCCACGACTGATTGTATTCTCATACGTGCCGCAACGCTTTCATCCTTCCTGCCCAACGAGCCGACCATGCTGGTCTGTTGTTGTCGCTCGATCGTTTAGCAGGCAGTGATGGTCGATCGGTCGGGGGGAGGCAATCGGTGGCGCAGTCTAATGGTTTGACGACTGTTCGCCAGCCTGAAGCTAATGGTCGTAAGAAAACTCTCTTGCTATAAGATCAAGAGGATCTTTTTTCCTTTTAACGTCTTTTATGACGCGAACGATAATGTCTGATAATGTAGGCTGGGCATATCATTGATTGCATCAGACCTTCTGTTTGATGTGGGCAAGCATGCAATCATCTTGTCTCTTTCGTTTTCCCCCCACTGATAGTCCAACGATGGCGAAAAAAGCAAACAAGCAAGAGAAAGTAATCGACTACTTGAAGAAGAACCCCGGCGCGACGATCGCGGTCACCGCGAAAGCGTGTGGGGTTTCGGTACCAACCGTCTCGGCGGCAAAAAGAAAAGCCGGCATGACGAAGCGTTCCGCCAAAGCATCGGCAATCCGCAAAGCGACCAAGTCTGCCGGCGGATCGGTCATCGATCGCCTGGAACCCGCGATTCAACTGATCCAGGCATGCGGTGATGCGAACAAGGCGAAAGCGGCGATCGATGACGCTGCCCGCGTTCTAGAAATCGCCCGCAAGTAGGACCGCCGAGGGCGAGGACGGCTCGTTGCATCGGGCTGGTTAGTGAGCATCGGGCTAGTCAGTGAAAGTCTCCGTTCTAGCGGACGGTCACTTAGACCCCCGACATCATGTAAAGCATCTCGCGACAGATCTGCCGAGATCGCTGGTCGTAGATGTCGGCCTCGTCCGCCGTGTCGTCGGCGACCTTGGGATCTTCGTAGCGGATCGGCGCCCTCAGGTCGCATCCATGCACGATCGGGCATGCCTCGTCCGCGCTCGAACAGGTCATGATGGCTGCATAATCGGCGGTCGGATTGGGGGCCTGGTCGAAGACCTTAGAAAAACACTCCAGCGGTGCCGCGTCGCCCGAATACCGCACGCTGTAGGTCGGGTTGTCCGCACCGGCGTGGTTCGTGTCGACCGCAAAGCCACTGCGCCGCAAGGAATCGACGACGCGGGCGTTCATCGCGGTCGCTTCGGTTCCGCCGGAAAACGTCGTGACGCCCAGACCATGAACATCCGCGGCCACTTTGGCCCAGATCTGGGAAAAGTGACTTCGTCGCGAATTGTGGGTGCAAATAAAGGTCAACTTGGCCTCCCCCCCGGCATCCAAACGTTGCCGAACGTAGGCAGCGACTTCTTCCAGTTCCGTCTTGCGCGACGCGGGGATCTGGTCAAACTCCGCCTTGCGCTGGTCCATGAAACGAGACAATTCAGGATACAGACTGATACCTTTCATATAACTCACGAGTCCTTGATCAATTGTATTATTAGTAGTGCTACTATTGTGCATCGTGCTGGCTGCTGGTCCCGGTCCGACGCGTCTGTTTGGAAGTCGCGTTTTGGCAGGAAACGTCAGCGTTTCGTTTCCCAAGCTTGCGGCGAGAGAGAGATTGTCAACTCGAAGCGGCGCTCGCTGTCGACACGAGGAAAAGCTCGCGCAGACCTTCGACCCCGGTGGGTGGCGAGGCTTGCCAGGGCAGGATCGTCGCCCGCTTGGCGTGCTGGGAGATCACTTCTTGGATAAACACAGCTTCGCTTGCTTGCCGACCCCGCAGCACAGGATCGGTTAGCTGTAGCGGACGAAGCGACTGGTTGATCACCCAGGCAAACGGCTCGATCTCCGCTCGCCGCAGATCGTCCTGCAATCGGGCCGCCTCGTGCACGGGAGTCGACTCGGGCAGCGTGACGACCAGCACCTTGGTGAAGTTCGGATCGCGTAGCCGAGGCAGCAGTTTCTCGACCGACTCGGGCATTTCGCTGGATTGGCGCGTCACCTCGCGGTGATAGGCAAGCGCCGAATCGAGCAACAGGACCGTGTGCCCGGTGGGCGCCGTGTCGAGCACCACGATCCGGTCTTCGCCTTCGGCCACCGTTTGGGCAAAGGCCCGAAAGACGGCGATCTCTTCGGTGCAGGGCGAACGCAGGTCTTCCTCCAGCAACGCTCTGCCCTGTTCGTCGAGGGCAGCCCCGGCGGTGCGCATCACTTCATCGCGATAGGCTTGGATTTCTTCGGCCGGATCGATGCGGCTGACCGTCAGGCCGTCGATCTGATCGGCCGCCATCGTCGCGGCAACGTGGGCAGCGGGATCCGTGGTCGAAAGATGCACGGCGAAACCCTTTTCGGCCAATGCAACGGCGACCCCGGCGGCGACCGTGGTCTTGCCGACGCCGCCCTTGCCCATCGTCAGGATGACCCCATGACCCTGTGCCGACAAGGCATCGGTCAACGCATCCATCGCCAGCGTCGCGCCGGTCTCTCGGTCTTGATCGGAATCGATCAACGCCGCGACGGCCGGTTCGGCGACCGTCTGGTTCGTGCTGCCCAGCTGCCGCAGCGCATCGACACCAATTAAACCGCGCCCGGCGAGCGGAACCGACGTGCGATCGAGGCCTTCCAACCCGCCCGGCATCGCTGCGATGGCTTGGTCACAACGCGCTTGCATTGCCGCCGCGATCGGGTCCGACGCATCGCCGGCTTGGAACACACCATTGATCACAAGGTGCTGATTGGTGACGCCCAACACCTGCAGTTCTCCGCTGGTGCGATCCGCCTCGCGCAAGGCCGAATCCTCAGGGCGGGTGACCAGAACCAGCGTCGTCCGATCCTGATCGCTGAGCGCTTCGACCGTCTTTTTGTAAAGCGACTGTTGTGCCTGCAGCCCCGCCAAGGGGCCCAAACACGACGTGCCCGATGTGCTGGTTTCCATAAACCCCGACCAGGCCGAAGGCAGCGTCAACAATCGCAACGTATGGCCGGTCGGCGCGGTGTCGAAGATGATGTGGTCGAAGTTTTCAGTTGCCTGCTCGTCACCGAGCAGTTTGGCAAATTCATCGAACGCGGCGATCTCAAGCGTGCATGATCCCGAGAACTGTTCCTCCATGCTCTCGACCGCGGCGTCGGGCAGCACGCCCCGGTAGGGAGCCACCATGCGTTCACGGTACTCCCGCGCCGCCTGTTCCGGATCGATGTTCAGGGCCCACAAGTTGGGCACCGAGTCGACCGCGGTCTGCTTGTTGCTGAGCTGCGTTGCCAGCACTTCGTCCAGATTGGACGCCGGGTCGGTTGAAACCAGCAGCACGCGCAGCCCTCGATCCGCCAGCCCGATCGCAGTGGCACAGGCCATCGAGGTTTTGCCGACACCGCCCTTTCCGGTAAAGAACAAATTCCGCGTCGGTGTCTCCAAAAACTCCATCGTTCTCTCCTGGTTTGAAACTCAGCAATGAGCAAGAAAAGTGGGATAGGCTTCCAGCCTGTCGGCAAGGGAATGACAGGCTGGAAGCCTATCCCACTGATGAAATCCGATACCTGTTTGTTGCGTATTGCTTAACAGCAGCCGGTGTCGCCGCAGCAACCACCCGAACCCGCCACGGGAAGCGTCCGTTGGGGCGCCAGCGACGTGCCCGTCCACAACGCCAGATTTTCACGGCTCGGATATTCACTGCGACTGACGATTCGGCCATCGACATAGATCAGCGGCAAGCAATCGACACCTTCGCGGCCGAGCATTTCTTGAACGGCCGGGTTGTTGGCAAACTCGATCGCATCTTGGGCCAGATTGAAACGTTGGACCTGATGGCCCTGGCCCTGCAGCCAGTCCAGGTCGGCGGCAAACTTGGGCAGCGTGGGATCCACCTGGGGGCCACAAACTCCGGTGCTGCAGCACATCGCGCGGTCGTAGATTTGGACAGTACTCATTGGGAAACCTCCACGGGGAAAAATCGTCTATCGTCGATTAACGAATGCCAGGGCAAAAAAAGTACGGTGGTCAGAGGGCCGCGACCCATTGTTTGAGTTGTTCGAGACGATCGGGATTGACGCAGTAACAGACCTTCGGGCCGTCGACTTCGCCTTGGATCAACCCCGCCTCTTTGAGAATCTTCAGGTGCTGCGAGACGGTCGATTGGGCCAGCGGCAAGCAGTCGACGATCTCGCCACACATGCAGGCGTCGCGTCCGATCAACAGTCGCACGATCTGTACCCGGGCCGGATGCGCGATGGCCCACGCCAACTTCGCCAGCTCCTCCGCCATCGGATCCGCCTTCAGCTTCACCGAGGAGGCATCGCATTTCTTCTTTGACTGTTTCTTGGCCATCGAGCCCGACCCGCTTTAATGTTTATCGTCGATCAACGATTGAATCTTAAGCGACTTTTCCGAATCGGGCAAGGGAGAAAGGGGGAATTTGTTTCCGCCGTGGCGTCGCCGGACGCCACACGGGCGTCGATTGGTTCGCGAAAGGGCGCGAGCCCTCCGGTGTTTTGCCCCTGGAACGCAATGTCGGTGTGGCTTGGGACGTCGATTGCCTAAGTGTCGGAGTTGATGGTCGCGGAAGCCGTCAAGACTTTCGCAAGCCGCCGGCCCTCTCTGGCGTTTGCTTGCTGCGCAAACGCCGTCTCTCCCAGAGGGGGAGAATCTCAATCGGTTGCCTAATCCTGCAGTAAAAGCAGCGACGTCTCTTGCCACTTGCTCGACTCGGAGCGGAGGCGGAGCCTCCAGGACTGTTTGTCCCCAGGCAGAGCCTGGGGACAAACAGATGTCAGCACGGGCCGCATCCTCTTGCTGCCCGCTCAGATTGGCCACAGCGATTGGTCGCTGGCGAATCGTGCTAACGGGCGGCCAGTTCAGCCGTTCCGATTCGTTGATCCGGATCGAGATCGAAGCGGTCCAGGTTCATCACCTTGGTCCAGGCTGCCACGAAGTCGTTGACAAACTTTTGCTTCGCGTCTTCGCTGGCGTAAACCTCTGC
Encoded here:
- a CDS encoding two-component system sensor histidine kinase NtrB gives rise to the protein MTVENPQPHPLDPPLPRRGEPIPAEYFRAIADCTYDWEAWHGTQGELLWVNPAVERFTGYSAAECLQMDDYPLPLFDAQDHERLTGYLREMAEGSTGNHIEFKVSRRDGTGRWVAVSWQPMIDAAGRSLGCRVSIRDIEDRRAMREQLRLHNEHLEQLVQERTARVAELEKHRAKMQQLAALGELAAGVAHEINNPLAGIRNALLLIKRRLPTDIQHFDKFEMIDREIDRISGITHQMYQLYRPSRQAATQFSIQRTIEVVVSLARPLARKTKVDPQIEFSAMEPVANLDADEVVLREGELKQVLLNLVHNAIQASQPGQSVRVITQTDADTLKITVSDQGCGIPVEHLDQIFDPFFSTKTETVGQGMGLGLSVTRSIVEAMNGTIDVASRPGHGSRFTVHLPRRLEIKT
- a CDS encoding sialate O-acetylesterase; translated protein: MKTVIRLAATAITAFSFHAVSAAGPLKVYILAGQSNMQGSAHQHTFSALRDDPATAGLLDVVLNREGDPVVCEDAWITYRTGGRDGETVRQGKVAIGYGFDDQRIGPEYGFGIFIDHAIDEPVLIIKTAWGGKSLAVDFRPPGAGTYQPSANEIERGNVPEVESVGHYYREMIRFVQSTLRDTEGLKKLVPTYDASQGYELAGFVWFQGWNDMCNRHHIDQYTDNMIHFIRDVRQQFDTPTLPFIVGILGVYGTDPDSRKFDKGLPVSEFRKAQFAAVQQYDQYVAARFRGNVIAVDSGPFYDLQLSDIYWKRRLTGNWKQRVKQGQMTPETFQKECDRYGFGDGELTAQEQSIWDRCASNAEYHYLGSGKTFIRFGKALAEAMLQLEKQ
- a CDS encoding ISAzo13 family transposase translates to MSVRVGGDPDEPDVVYTNLASTEMAEKAAEAGTPVSDKTVSAWLNSLKIGFRKMIKTISGGLSADREQQFDLIAGHVESYQAAGNPVFSIDTKSKEFLGRLYRAGRIRTTEPIEAFDHDFPSWADGVVIPHGIYDIGRNAGHVNIGLSHETSRFATDSLKWYWNRIGKRCYPDTNSILLLCDCGGSNSASKYIFKHYLQKLVDTIGIEIRVAHYPSYCSKYNPIERRFFPHLGRACSGMLFDKLETVVKLMRNTSTRTGLRTTVNVLRGLYETGENATATMKAALRTVFDEQIPRWNYRFSPINRH
- a CDS encoding DUF1552 domain-containing protein, whose amino-acid sequence is MTKHHRRTILRGCGVAMALPFFESRTSAAAANRPRRRIVAIDVGLGLHAPNMIPQQSGRNYEPPTYLKLLAEFRNQFTVISGASHPEVGGGHSSYKSYLTCAPHPNSAGFRNTISLDQLAAAQFGSETRFASLSLSSSGPGLSWSRSGVEIPTLTRPSFVFRKLFLAGKADEQARQMQRLQDGQSVLDVVMDKTKRLQRNLTGRDREKLDQYFEAVREAERRLAKAEAWEQKPKPHVDAKPPRDEPDSKKIVECMRLMYDVMHLALETDSTRFLTYNISGMNAVPVIPGVDADYHNLSHHGKDPDKIAQLTLVESALIQELRGFLKKLHESTEEEGSLLDSTMVLFGSNLGNASSHDTKNMPMLLAGGGFRHGQHLAFDRDNNYPLPNLFVSMLQRLGMETDSFGTGSGTMTGLELS
- a CDS encoding DUF1592 domain-containing protein; translation: MKLQMIIVAVVAALPYTGASLRAETPAEWTGFTEAHCVGCHSGESPEGGFSIDRLDVDLAGEETARRWIRVHDRVAAGEMPPADEPRPDSAESAAFTAALAKELVAAESRRRDVVLRRLNRHEYQNTVRDLFQIQITVNGLPDDASTDGFDTVGEGLAVSAEAMAAYLEAADQVLDAVFGGGAPPERIRHETNLLEQVDWRGRPQLDKQIGKMFRRTDDGLVIFQSGYCPTNLVNFARLRAPAGTYRGTMRVRAVQSDKPVTLRIYGGDTIVNRSERHLVGYYDVSPGQWTTIEFTDRLVEDGGTFQPKCYGTRDTRKDADTWPEPGIEIGDIVIEGPLDEWPPPGRAQLLGDLDLETAGRDDAREILQRLLPRAFRRPIEPTEADAYLQLFSSAVADGRTFESALRVSLKAVLCSPDFLFLNEPGTSQISPHALAARLSYFLWSTMPDDELTDLADDGALRQGDVLVQQVERMLASPRASAFIKNFAGQWLDLREINFTEPDANLYPEFDELLRLSMVEETERFFDEILDNDLSLVNFVDSQFSFLNGRLASHYGIEGVEGQAFRKVQLPPDSPRGGLLTQASVLKVTANGTYTSPVLRGAWILENILGQPTPPPPDNVGSIEPDIRGATTIGEQLAKHRDIESCAACHRQIDPPGFALECFDPIGGYRDAYRTMSPDARRPNRKQAPFTYAWVRYRIGLPVDATAVMPDGQTIHHVDDFKRILAANPDQLARNLAGKLMTYALGRKIGFADRRSVEDIVGQTRRQDYGFRSLIHAIVQHPTFQEP
- a CDS encoding winged helix-turn-helix transcriptional regulator, with the translated sequence MAKKANKQEKVIDYLKKNPGATIAVTAKACGVSVPTVSAAKRKAGMTKRSAKASAIRKATKSAGGSVIDRLEPAIQLIQACGDANKAKAAIDDAARVLEIARK
- a CDS encoding arsenate-mycothiol transferase ArsC, giving the protein MKGISLYPELSRFMDQRKAEFDQIPASRKTELEEVAAYVRQRLDAGGEAKLTFICTHNSRRSHFSQIWAKVAADVHGLGVTTFSGGTEATAMNARVVDSLRRSGFAVDTNHAGADNPTYSVRYSGDAAPLECFSKVFDQAPNPTADYAAIMTCSSADEACPIVHGCDLRAPIRYEDPKVADDTADEADIYDQRSRQICREMLYMMSGV
- the arsA gene encoding arsenical pump-driving ATPase, encoding MEFLETPTRNLFFTGKGGVGKTSMACATAIGLADRGLRVLLVSTDPASNLDEVLATQLSNKQTAVDSVPNLWALNIDPEQAAREYRERMVAPYRGVLPDAAVESMEEQFSGSCTLEIAAFDEFAKLLGDEQATENFDHIIFDTAPTGHTLRLLTLPSAWSGFMETSTSGTSCLGPLAGLQAQQSLYKKTVEALSDQDRTTLVLVTRPEDSALREADRTSGELQVLGVTNQHLVINGVFQAGDASDPIAAAMQARCDQAIAAMPGGLEGLDRTSVPLAGRGLIGVDALRQLGSTNQTVAEPAVAALIDSDQDRETGATLAMDALTDALSAQGHGVILTMGKGGVGKTTVAAGVAVALAEKGFAVHLSTTDPAAHVAATMAADQIDGLTVSRIDPAEEIQAYRDEVMRTAGAALDEQGRALLEEDLRSPCTEEIAVFRAFAQTVAEGEDRIVVLDTAPTGHTVLLLDSALAYHREVTRQSSEMPESVEKLLPRLRDPNFTKVLVVTLPESTPVHEAARLQDDLRRAEIEPFAWVINQSLRPLQLTDPVLRGRQASEAVFIQEVISQHAKRATILPWQASPPTGVEGLRELFLVSTASAASS
- the arsD gene encoding arsenite efflux transporter metallochaperone ArsD, which produces MSTVQIYDRAMCCSTGVCGPQVDPTLPKFAADLDWLQGQGHQVQRFNLAQDAIEFANNPAVQEMLGREGVDCLPLIYVDGRIVSRSEYPSRENLALWTGTSLAPQRTLPVAGSGGCCGDTGCC